One genomic segment of Drosophila melanogaster chromosome 3R includes these proteins:
- the CG13639 gene encoding uncharacterized protein: MSVQGAIHCLMVALLLLLIVVSGSPARGYHQTPKRDGRSYTDIARVVNPNQYAFPGSRIYPGQPFWPMG; encoded by the coding sequence ATGTCCGTCCAAGGAGCCATCCATTGCCTTATGGTCGCCCTGCTCCTTCTTCTGATCGTCGTGTCTGGCTCCCCGGCCCGTGGATACCATCAAACACCGAAGCGTGACGGTCGCAGCTACACGGATATCGCCCGAGTGGTCAATCCCAACCAGTACGCCTTTCCCGGATCCCGCATTTATCCTGGCCAGCCCTTCTGGCCAATGGGATAG
- the CG13640 gene encoding uncharacterized protein, whose protein sequence is MRSRDSRLTILTLLIACCLDSSGALFFKSWKTGKGYTGYSGVQDYGGYGQGNYGYGSYAGGYGYNYPAYNSYSYPAYSGHSSYSYSKGGRKPSGNRKGRTYSDIRRVINPDPYIGPGGSRFLPRTPYSALWG, encoded by the coding sequence ATGAGATCCCGCGATTCCCGATTGACTATCCTAACATTGCTGATTGCGTGCTGCCTGGATTCGAGTGGCGCTCTGTTCTTCAAGTCCTGGAAGACGGGAAAAGGATATACTGGATATAGTGGAGTACAAGACTATGGAGGCTACGGTCAGGGAAACTACGGCTATGGAAGCTATGCTGGAGGATATGGTTACAACTATCCCGCATATAATTCCTACTCTTACCCAGCTTACTCAGGCCACTCCTCTTACTCATACTCCAAAGGAGGACGCAAGCCTTCTGGAAACCGCAAAGGACGCACTTACTCGGACATTCGAAGAGTTATAAATCCCGATCCATACATCGGTCCTGGAGGCAGTCGCTTCCTGCCCCGTACTCCATATTCCGCCCTTTGGGGTTAA
- the CG7016 gene encoding uncharacterized protein → MTRSSPAWCAGQAWLVWLLASIWIRTCLAQFAVSSSSAGGAVASAGGVTVVAQLPGFGVINGLINAMHNNNRFNQQPQFERLQQGRPGMGPNRGGMHRPGFAPPNRQQPTPPGWPPGWQWGAGGNQNQPGFDWVQTGFAPGWNGGGGQGPGWNGPGWNGGGGRGPPPRPGFNGGGPPPPRPGWNGGGPPPPMPGWNGGGPPPPRPGWNGGGPPPPRPGWNGGMEQEWDNYPRLPDQPDPNDPNTNWNPDNESSTTPQTPIPGPIFPTTTPKPEPTFPTIQPRPTAQPTKDTLIIGTNRPPLVPPHNPDPPTPTFPTWIVPEPLPKPLDELSENRAIIFPSSSKYIHVPNPEVPSIPIDVRRR, encoded by the coding sequence ATGACGCGATCTTCGCCAGCTTGGTGTGCTGGCCAGGCCTGGCTCGTCTGGCTTTTGGCATCCATCTGGATACGCACGTGTCTCGCGCAATTTGCAGTCTCCTCGTCCTCCGCCGGCGGAGCTGTTGCCTCCGCCGGTGGCGTCACTGTGGTGGCCCAGCTGCCCGGTTTCGGAGTTATCAATGGACTGATCAATGCCatgcacaacaacaaccgctTCAACCAGCAGCCGCAGTTCGAGAGACTGCAGCAAGGAAGGCCGGGGATGGGTCCGAATCGAGGAGGAATGCACAGACCAGGATTTGCACCACCCAACCGTCAGCAACCGACGCCTCCTGGCTGGCCACCCGGCTGGCAGTGGGGAGCCGGTGGAAATCAGAATCAACCCGGATTTGACTGGGTTCAAACAGGATTTGCACCAGGCTGGAATGGAGGTGGAGGGCAAGGACCAGGATGGAATGGTCCAGGATGGAACGGAGGCGGTGGAAGAGGACCTCCACCAAGACCAGGTTTTAACGGCGGCGGACCACCGCCGCCAAGACCAGGATGGAACGGCGGCGGGCCACCACCACCGATGCCAGGCTGGAATGGAGGAGGGCCACCGCCACCAAGGCCAGGATGGAATGGCGGAGGACCTCCGCCACCAAGGCCAGGCTGGAATGGAGGGATGGAACAGGAATGGGATAACTATCCACGCCTCCCCGATCAGCCGGATCCCAATGATCCAAACACGAATTGGAATCCAGATAATGAGTCTAGCACCACTCCACAAACGCCAATACCAGGACCCATCTTTCCAACGACAACACCTAAGCCAGAGCCCACCTTTCCCACGATCCAGCCACGTCCAACCGCTCAGCCAACGAAGGATACGCTCATAATAGGAACCAATCGACCGCCGTTGGTGCCGCCCCATAATCCGGATCcacccacgcccacttttcccaCTTGGATCGTGCCGGAGCCATTGCCAAAACCATTGGACGAACTCTCCGAAAATCGTGCTATTATATTCCCCAGCTCTAGCAAATATATCCATGTGCCAAACCCGGAGGTTCCCTCAATTCCCATTGATGTGAGACGAAGATGA
- the Srg1 gene encoding Sting-regulated gene 1, which yields MQLLAAILVLILASLAHGRPTFDKIAELLFGDPNHYPPARPVDPQLHPGPGPLIQEGYEQGYDYHYGGGYGYGGSHQQTHPGGYAYYPPRPVPAANDYYPPPWSVRPSPGYYSQPSHPASVHYPHKNQDLYGGGGGYKQRGY from the coding sequence ATGCAGTTGTTGGCTGCGATTCTAGTGCTAATCCTGGCCAGCTTGGCCCACGGTAGACCCACTTTCGATAAGATTGCGGAGCTTCTGTTCGGCGACCCAAATCATTATCCGCCAGCAAGGCCAGTTGATCCACAGCTACATCCTGGACCAGGTCCACTCATCCAGGAGGGCTACGAGCAGGGCTACGACTATCACTATGGTGGAGGCTACGGCTACGGTGGTAGCCACCAGCAGACGCATCCAGGTGGCTATGCCTATTACCCACCACGACCGGTTCCGGCAGCAAATGACTACTATCCACCACCTTGGTCAGTGCGTCCTTCGCCTGGATACTACTCTCAGCCGTCTCATCCTGCCAGTGTCCATTATCCGCACAAGAATCAGGATCTTTACGGAGGTGGAGGTGGTTACAAGCAGCGGGGTTACTAA
- the Elal gene encoding Elastin-like, isoform B — translation MLSRRVIAFAALALIQIASGQASQFSRDESQEDQKTEFNLASTLTGGITSSRHRQRANLNSQLYPGLGQLGSGYAGATGSIDDAHGHEQGGSGVRVARGHQIPAYPPPGFPGQQAPVPYPAAGGSSGGSSSSGGYQSAGAVSPPGYPVAGAVPAQYPVGVPPQQPVGAGAPGYFPGTGAYPGYPYPGVYLPQYPAYPQPAQFPAYGVLPGAVAQPGVPGVAGVPGAPGVAGVPGAAGQAPATSGMNYHRYPAHNPADPSHWDHHFSMNTEYKEDGVHKGPFGVLNNHNAFGYGSGYGGGYNGAFNSPAY, via the exons ATGTTAAGCAGGAGGGTCATCGCATTCGCCGCTCTGGCCCTCATCCAGATAGCCAGCGGTCAGGCCTCGCAATTCAGCAGGGACGAAAGTCAGGAGGATCAGAAGACGGAGTTTAACCTGGCCTCCACTCTGACGGGAGGCATTACCAGCAGTCGCCATCGCCAGCGGGCCAATCTCAATTCGCAACTTTATCCTGGCCTTGGTCAGCTGGGATCGGGTTATGCGGGCGCAACTGGATCCATCGACGATGCCCATGGCCATGAGCAGGGTGGCTCTGGCGTACGAGTGGCCA GAGGTCACCAGATTCCCGCTTATCCGCCTCCGGGTTTTCCTGGACAACAGGCTCCAGTTCCGTACCCAGCTGCAGGAGGCTCTTCAGGAGGATCCTCATCATCCGGTGGTTACCAAAGTGCAG GTGCTGTTTCTCCTCCTGGCTATCCTGTTGCTGGAGCAGTTCCTGCTCAGTATCCGGTGGGAGTTCCTCCCCAGCAGCCAGTGGGTGCAGGAGCACCTGGTTACTTCCCGGGAACTGGTGCCTATCCTGGCTATCCCTACCCCGGAGTATACTTGCCACAGTACCCAGCGTACCCTCAACCAGCCCAGTTCCCCGCCTATGGAGTGCTACCCGGAGCTGTGGCTCAACCAGGAGTTCCTGGAGTAGCTGGAGTTCCGGGAGCACCTGGAGTGGCAGGAGTGCCCGGAGCAGCTGGTCAGGCTCCTGCCACCAGCGGCATGAACTATCATCGCTATCCGGCTCACAATCCCGCTGATCCGAGCCATTGGGACCATCATTTCTCGATGAACACCGAGTACAAGGAGGATGGCGTCCACAAGGGACCATTTGGAGTGCTGAACAATCACAATGCCTTTGGCTATGGCAGTGGATATGGGGGCGGATACAACGGTGCCTTCAACTCGCCGGCCTACTGA
- the Elal gene encoding Elastin-like, isoform A: protein MLSRRVIAFAALALIQIASGQASQFSRDESQEDQKTEFNLASTLTGGITSSRHRQRANLNSQLYPGLGQLGSGYAGATGSIDDAHGHEQGGSGVRVASTNSVVFPGNQSPNPALTITGGHQIPAYPPPGFPGQQAPVPYPAAGGSSGGSSSSGGYQSAGAVSPPGYPVAGAVPAQYPVGVPPQQPVGAGAPGYFPGTGAYPGYPYPGVYLPQYPAYPQPAQFPAYGVLPGAVAQPGVPGVAGVPGAPGVAGVPGAAGQAPATSGMNYHRYPAHNPADPSHWDHHFSMNTEYKEDGVHKGPFGVLNNHNAFGYGSGYGGGYNGAFNSPAY, encoded by the exons ATGTTAAGCAGGAGGGTCATCGCATTCGCCGCTCTGGCCCTCATCCAGATAGCCAGCGGTCAGGCCTCGCAATTCAGCAGGGACGAAAGTCAGGAGGATCAGAAGACGGAGTTTAACCTGGCCTCCACTCTGACGGGAGGCATTACCAGCAGTCGCCATCGCCAGCGGGCCAATCTCAATTCGCAACTTTATCCTGGCCTTGGTCAGCTGGGATCGGGTTATGCGGGCGCAACTGGATCCATCGACGATGCCCATGGCCATGAGCAGGGTGGCTCTGGCGTACGAGTGGCCAGTACGAACTCCGTTGTTTTTCCTGGCAACCAGTCACCAAATCCGGCACTCACAATTACAGGAGGTCACCAGATTCCCGCTTATCCGCCTCCGGGTTTTCCTGGACAACAGGCTCCAGTTCCGTACCCAGCTGCAGGAGGCTCTTCAGGAGGATCCTCATCATCCGGTGGTTACCAAAGTGCAG GTGCTGTTTCTCCTCCTGGCTATCCTGTTGCTGGAGCAGTTCCTGCTCAGTATCCGGTGGGAGTTCCTCCCCAGCAGCCAGTGGGTGCAGGAGCACCTGGTTACTTCCCGGGAACTGGTGCCTATCCTGGCTATCCCTACCCCGGAGTATACTTGCCACAGTACCCAGCGTACCCTCAACCAGCCCAGTTCCCCGCCTATGGAGTGCTACCCGGAGCTGTGGCTCAACCAGGAGTTCCTGGAGTAGCTGGAGTTCCGGGAGCACCTGGAGTGGCAGGAGTGCCCGGAGCAGCTGGTCAGGCTCCTGCCACCAGCGGCATGAACTATCATCGCTATCCGGCTCACAATCCCGCTGATCCGAGCCATTGGGACCATCATTTCTCGATGAACACCGAGTACAAGGAGGATGGCGTCCACAAGGGACCATTTGGAGTGCTGAACAATCACAATGCCTTTGGCTATGGCAGTGGATATGGGGGCGGATACAACGGTGCCTTCAACTCGCCGGCCTACTGA
- the CycB3 gene encoding cyclin B3, isoform B, with protein sequence MAPTKATTRAAITSGHHQLQQAVNPILGALGAATRKGLTRRAAATGNIDPNVENMQTRAKRKADHSPIKNDKIKRSALGNLTNNVKIMTLHPAQDEEQSGVGKKPTAQQLQALMDAKKQENLSVNVFGASKMTTRASSKVEDSVENCHKVLDKLEEALARPKPRPKAVPAAKKTVLGEVQLPAMPNPMQIPVLLPPTHNLAAPQVAAVKPVRRISNDFNKTEDSLYMSALEDVSSCDSMRLSGNFEAARRRSAKLQQKTEQQPQPLLLTLPETAPSQVVPIPPVPEEVEDFDRKNWDDPFQVSHYAMDIFNYLKVREAEFPIADYMPRQIHLTTWMRTLLVDWMVEVQETFELNHETLYLAVKIVDLYLCREVINKEKLQLLGAAAFFIACKYDERQPPLIEDFLYICDGAYNHDELVRMERETLRVIKYDLGIPLSYRFLRRYARCAKVPMPTLTLARYILELSLMDYANISFSDSQMASAALFMALRMHGGPGQLDKQTWTSTLIYYTGYQLADFAEIVTALNAGLHRKPRATIKTIRNKYSHKIFHEVAKVPLLTNQELFQGNLDLNESNLS encoded by the coding sequence ATGGCGCccacaaaagcaacaacgcGCGCGGCCATCACAAGCGGGCATCATCAGCTGCAGCAGGCAGTGAATCCCATCCTGGGAGCCCTGGGAGCTGCCACTAGGAAGGGACTGACTCGGAGGGCGGCTGCCACGGGAAACATCGATCCGAATGTGGAGAATATGCAGACGCGCGCCAAACGCAAGGCCGACCACAGTCCaattaaaaatgacaaaatcaAGCGCTCGGCGCTGGGTAACCTGACCAACAATGTTAAGATCATGACACTGCATCCGGCACAGGATGAGGAGCAGTCGGGCGTGGGCAAAAAGCCAACGGCCCAGCAGCTGCAGGCCCTGATGGATGCTAAGAAACAGGAGAATCTCAGCGTAAATGTCTTTGGCGCCAGTAAGATGACTACGCGCGCCTCCAGTAAAGTGGAGGATTCGGTGGAGAACTGCCACAAAGTGCTCGATAAGCTGGAAGAGGCGTTGGCCAGGCCCAAACCGCGCCCCAAGGCAGTGCCTGCCGCAAAAAAGACCGTTTTGGGGGAGGTTCAGCTACCGGCCATGCCAAATCCTATGCAGATTCCCGTTTTACTGCCGCCCACGCACAATCTGGCTGCTCCCCAGGTTGCCGCCGTCAAGCCAGTTCGTCGGATCTCCAATGACTTCAACAAGACTGAGGACAGCCTGTACATGTCCGCGCTGGAGGATGTCTCCAGTTGCGACTCCATGCGGCTGTCTGGAAACTTTGAGGCGGCGCGACGTCGCTCCGCCAAGTTGCAGCAAAAGACtgagcagcagccacagccgCTGTTGCTGACACTCCCAGAGACTGCTCCAAGCCAGGTGGTGCCCATTCCGCCAGTGCCCGAGGAAGTAGAGGACTTCGACCGCAAGAACTGGGACGATCCCTTCCAGGTGTCCCACTACGCCATGGATATATTCAACTACCTCAAAGTGCGCGAAGCGGAATTCCCCATTGCCGACTATATGCCCAGGCAGATCCATCTGACCACCTGGATGCGCACCCTGTTGGTCGACTGGATGGTGGAGGTGCAGGAAACGTTCGAGCTGAACCACGAGACTCTGTACCTAGCGGTTAAGATCGTCGATCTGTATCTCTGCCGCGAGGTGATCAACAAAGAGAAGCTGCAACTTCTGGGCGCCGCTGCCTTCTTTATTGCCTGCAAGTACGATGAGCGACAGCCGCCGCTTATAGAGGATTTTTTGTATATCTGCGATGGTGCTTATAATCACGACGAGCTGGTGCGAATGGAGCGGGAGACGCTGCGCGTTATCAAGTACGATCTGGGCATCCCGCTCTCGTACCGTTTCCTGCGCCGCTATGCCCGATGCGCCAAGGTGCCTATGCCCACGCTGACCCTGGCTCGATACATCCTGGAATTGTCGCTCATGGATTACGCCAATATTTCGTTCAGTGACTCGCAGATGGCTTCGGCCGCACTGTTCATGGCACTGCGTATGCACGGCGGTCCGGGGCAGCTGGACAAGCAGACGTGGACATCGACGCTTATCTACTACACCGGCTATCAATTGGCGGACTTTGCTGAAATTGTGACCGCGCTCAATGCAGGACTGCATCGCAAGCCACGGGCCACCATCAAGACGATACGGAACAAGTACTCGCACAAAATATTCCACGAGGTGGCCAAGGTGCCGCTGCTGACGAACCAGGAGCTCTTCCAGGGCAACCTTGACCTGAACGAAAGCAATCTGTCGTAG